The following coding sequences lie in one Miscanthus floridulus cultivar M001 chromosome 9, ASM1932011v1, whole genome shotgun sequence genomic window:
- the LOC136484111 gene encoding putative 14-3-3-like protein GF14-H, translated as MEEREKLVCLAKLAEQAERYDDMVEFMKNLARMDVDMSAEERHLFSVGFKNTIGAKRASWRIICSHEQKVTTDRQTGVMIDAYKKKVEDELRKVCNEVLSIIAIHCLPLANAGENVVFFYKMNGDYYRYLAEFSTGTEKKADSDQSLMAYQHAMVVASSELSPAHQIRLGLAVNLSVFFYEIMNSHERACQVAKQAFDEALTEINSGEGVYKDSTLMMQLLKDNLALWTSELTGGEASKDNDVDMEG; from the exons ATGGAGGAGCGGGAGAAGCTCGTGTGCCTGGCCAAGCTCGCCGAGCAGGCGGAGCGATACGACG ATATGGTGGAATTCATGAAGAATCTTGCTAGGATGGATGTGGATATGAGTGCTGAAGAAAGGCATTTGTTCTCAGTTGGTTTCAAGAACACTATCGGGGCAAAGAGAGCATCATGGAGAATCATTTGCTCACATGAGCAAAAGGTCACAACTGATCGTCAGACTGGTGTGATGATAGATGCCTATAAAaagaaagtagaagatgaactaaGGAAGGTTTGCAATGAAGTATTGTCAATCATCGCTATTCATTGCCTTCCCTTGGCCAATGCGGGTGAAAATGTCGTGTTCTTTTATAAGAT GAATGGTGACTACTATCGTTACTTGGCTGAATTTAGCACTGGAACTGAAAAGAAAGCTGACTCTGATCAGTCACTTATGGCCTATCAG CATGCCATGGTTGTCGCCTCCAGTGAGCTCTCACCTGCCCATCAGATCCGGCTTGGCCTTGCTGTCAATTTGTCGGTCTTCTTTTATGAGATAATGAACTCTCATGAGAG AGCTTGCCAAGTGGCAAAACAAGCATTTGATGAGGCTCTTACTGAGATAAATTCTGGTGAAGGGGTTTACAAGGATAGCACACTTATGATGCAGCTTCTGAAGGACAACTTAGCATTGTGGACATCAGAACTAACTGGAG GTGAAGCATCCAAGGATAATGATGTCGACATGGAG GGTTGA